In the genome of Lathyrus oleraceus cultivar Zhongwan6 chromosome 4, CAAS_Psat_ZW6_1.0, whole genome shotgun sequence, the window ataataattaatctctttatAAAAAAAATGGAACAAAATATTTTAATGATTCTTTTAATTTAAAACATAATTCAAAAATACTTTTTAATGAAAAAATCTTATTAAAAATATTCTTTTTAAAAGTAAACTTCAAATTAAAATTTATCAagattttttttctaaaaatagGAAAACAATttgttttttaacaaaaattgaaaaataatttACAACTCTAACGAGAGTCCTTTCAATAATTTAGAACTTTTTTATTTAGCACCAAAGATATAGTATTATGTGGTTGTTCATTTACACCTTAGATATTTCTCTGAAACGTTATAAATGTTCAAAAATATTCTTGTATTATAGTTAAGTTTCAGACACGCCTATATTATTTTGTTTATATGATTTCactttaaaaaataataattaaatgagTTTGTCTGAAAGTTCAAATCCAGATAGTATTACCTACTAAAAATCACATCTATATCTATAGAAAATGGGAAGTATTGCTCATGTTTACAAAATTTATTGTGAATAAACAAATAATATTAAATATCAGTAAAACCTATTTGATGCTAAAAACTTCAGTTATGGTCGacgattttttttaaaataaacttTTCTTTTAAGAATAATACGAAAATAAtcataattttaaaatatttattaatataatcattttttttaaataatcaatgGTCATTTGTTATGACGCATGCATTGATCAATTTGTATTCATGCGTCATTACAATTGACGCATGCATATAAAATGTAGGATTCACTGCAATTGACGCATGCATGTAAAATGTAGAAGCATGCATCACTACAATTGGCGCATGTATGTGGTTACTTTCTTTTTACATGCATGCGTCAATTACAATGACACGTGCTCTTACATTTGATATAATTTTATATACATGCGCTAATTGCAATGACGCATGCTCCTACATTTTACATGCATGTGCCACTGTAATTGACGCATGCTGTTATATTTTACATGCATACGCCAATTACAATAACGCATGTTCTCACCAACATAATTAGTTTGATAAATAAGttaaaaatatgattattttaatatataattttaaaaaaattgattatttaaaaaaaaaaattgtggTCTAAAGATAACTTCCATAAGAAAgtgcattttcaaattttcataGAATTTTGAAGAAATATATAGGTGTATTTTGAGCTAACTCCGATACTGTTATAACCAAACATGAACTATCTAAGGCTTGTTTGTATATGGCCCCGCCCTTTTCTATAAGACACTAGACCATCTTTTTCAGAAAAAGAAATAAATTTGACAGGGGTACAAATTTCAGACAAGTCCAGTCGACAAAACATTATATGGAAATTAATACTAATAGTTGCTTCCTTAACAGCTAAGAATCCTAAGTCATGTCCATACATAATATCACTGCAAAGACAAAGCACGTCTCATTACTATTACTATTAGATACAAGAAAAAAAAGCATTAATGTTCAACTTGGTAGTTTAATAGAACCAAATGCTATCTTTTAACACAGTACAGCGTCATCACAATGGTGGAGTTGCTTTGTTTACACAATGGACTGCTTATCTCAAAGCTTTATACTTGTAACTATGACGCTTAAACGAAGATAAGGGAAACTTTTTTTCTGTCAAAAGTTGCAGAGCAGAAACCATTAGGAAGGGCATGAAACCGTCACAATAATAAAACCACAACCAATCAATACATGAATTCATCTAACCTGGCATTTTTTAATCATAATCAAGACACACTTGTGCAAGCATTTTAATCACTATCAACAATATTTTATAGCACATGAAAAACTATTGattgctttttcttttttccttcttttcttttgggTTATAAAGACCTAGTGGGCTAAAAAAAGGTTATGAATAATCTCATGCACTTTTGGGACAGATATTATAATCTTCACTTTTGACGTGAATCGTCACATCCGCTTCATGTTCATTTGAACCTTCGCGGATGAAAATAGTACTGTCTATTGAAGATGTGACCCCAACAAAAAATTACATATGCGTAGTGTCTGCACTAGACATTTCTTTAACAGTCAACCAACAATGAAAGGAAACCCCAGGCAGAATGTCTAGAAGAAAGTTCAACGGGTAATTCTGATTAAGAGTGGATAGCAGTGCCCTGTCTCATAACTAGGCCAAGAGTCCCTATCTGCACCATGCAAGAATCCCGCATGACGTTTCCAGACTTCTTTGTCGTAGTTCTCTGTTACACTGATATGCAGGCCATTTTCTTCAGCCACCTCCAAGAACAGGTCCAATGAGTTGCCTCTTTTTGGACTTAAAAATATAGCCTCAGAAGATTTTGTTTTTGACAACAAGTGCTTGACAATTCGAGCAAGATCTCTGTGGAAGTCCTTAAAGAAAGTGCTGTCAAAATAGCCATTCAATGTCTTAATATAAATATGAGATTAGCCTAAAGACCAAAACATAAGGCAAGTCAAAGCTACATGCTTGTGAATCTGCTGATTCATTTCGTACATAATATAAGTCTGCCTTAACATCAGTTACAAATAAATTTAGTTATGTGAAGATGTCCGcaacaacaactacaacaacCGAGCCTTATCCCACTAAGTGGGATCGGCTACATGGATAAAATTATGCCATAATGTTTTATCCAAGACCATTTTTCTATCCAATTCATTAATCTTGATATCTTTTTTAATGGTTTCTCTTATAGTTTTTCTAAATCTTCCTCTACTTCCAATTGTTTGACTCTTCTCCATCTGATCTACTTTCCTTATAACAGAATCTACACGTCTTCTCTTACGTGCCCAAACCACCTAAGCTTATTTTCCAACATTTTTTCTACTATAGGTGCTACCCCAATATTTTCTCTAATATCGTCATTTCTAATCTTATCTCGTCTAATCTTACCAGACAACCAACACAACATCCTCATCTCTAATACACTTACTTTATTTTCGTGTTGATTCTTAACTCCCCAACCATAACATGAATGCAAACAAATTTTCATAGAAAAAAAAAAGCAAATTTTCCAACAAATAAGCAATATATTTAATGCTCAGTGATTATCACCACATGCTTAACCATTTGACTCTTATATTTATCAAAATTATGAATAGAAAATGCTATTGGCATGAAATAACATTTTCCATTAAGTAAGAAGTTACATGCATACAGCTATGTCACTAGAGCTGCAAATAAGATCTTCAACGGAGTTGGCAAAGAATGCAAACATAAACAACAGTTGAAAATTGGAAATTCAAATAAAGATCTTAAGGTCTTACCAATCACTTGCAACAATGATATCAAAATTGTCTGCAACACTAGAAATATCTTCCTGATTCCAATGAAGCATCATTGACTTCACAACTGTATTCCCAAATGCTCCAGAATTAGCTTCAATATTACGCTGAGTATCTGTTTGTCATGGATGAGCAGTCCATTTAACATAAAAATATTTAATGAAGTATATTCTCAAAAGGGATAACATTCCATGCAAgctttaaaataaataaataaaaccTAGAAATTGTGTTTAGTACATTGGGAAGATAAATTCCCCGTAAAACAAGCGACAATTGCTGGTACTTTTGGTTAGAGATCTCACTACTTGCAACCATACATGATTTTTTAAAAATGTTACTATATAGGGATTTATCAAGTGAGAACACACTCTCATGAGTCGACATAATCCTAATTATACAACTATGTATGGACAGTCAAGGCTAGACAGACTTACACAAACCAATTTGTCTATCAGGGCACACAGACATACATGCATAAGACAAGATCAAATGACAACAATTTCCTTTTGTAATAACTATTTTTAGTTTTTGAGTGGTCTTTTCCTCTCCATAAGTAAAACTGAAACAACGGAGGTTGAGAGGAAGAGTAAATGCCAACACTTGGACAATTACTTCTATATTCTCAAAAGTTGGACATTTATGTCTATAAAGGACACAAGATATCACAAAAATGCCACCAAACTCATCTGATAGGTAAACTACCATGCTCTGATAGAATGTTCAAAAGTCTCTCACTGTGTTCGTCTACAACTAATCAGTTTATCTGTCCTGCTAACAGCATGGCATCAGCCAGCAATGAATAAACACTCACAAATGAGTTCAAATAAGGCTTAGGGAAAAACAAGTTAGCTAACGATGCCAGCAACGGGTATTATATATTTAGATTTTACACATATAAGCCTTACTAACATCCGTTGCAAATACTGGTCAAAGAGGTAATTAGATTTTAGTAAAATCATGTTACGCATATAAGGCACCTAACACCCATAATGAATAATAATCTAAAAGGTGATCACCAAATCTTAATCCAGTTGTTTCATGTTTATTATCACCAAAAATGTAAAGGGAAACAAAACGACTTGTTGAAATTTATATCAAGAAAGAAGACAATATTTTCCCTTCCTCACATCTATTTATGGAACAAGTATTGAGTGTTTACTAACCAATTAGTTATCACTTTAACTAACATAAGAAATTAAGAAAAATTGTCATCAATAACTATAGCAAAAGGATACAATCAACTACTAGTGGATTTCCATCTGAGATTACAACCTCTGATGCCTCAGTAACAGCTGCAATAACAAATCCAGCCAAACCATAGCCAGAACCAATCTCAATAACCTTTTTAGACCTAAAAGAAATCATACCAGTCTGAGGTCACACAAGAATAACAGTCAAAATGATGCTAGCGATACACAGAACAAATGGGATAAAATATAATAATAGTTATTCAAAGCTGAATAAATCTTTATGAAAGAAAAACTATAGATCCTCAAACCTGAATATATCTCTATGCGACAAGCAATAATgagcaagaacatcttcagatgGCCAATTACCTGCAGAGGACGTCATGAATTTATAAGCACAACTGTGAAAATTGTAAGTGATAGAATCACCTTTGTTTCCTCCAAAATGTGCAACCAACTGGCATCTGATTCATTTTCTTCTAAATACAGCTTAAATTTAAAGTacttaaaaaaaaattatttattattttacATCAGAATATTTAGGCAAAAAATCAAAGCTCCCTCTAGTGAATTCAAAAAACCTTAATAGCAGACAAAATCTTATTCGATTAGCCATAAAATATGCTCTAAAATATGTTTCTCAAGAATAACCTTATTTACATAATTGCTACAGAAATTTGGATCGATTAGAAATAATGCACATTTAAAAATAATGCAAATAGAGTAATTATGGTTACACAATATCCTATAATCATATAAATATAGTAAATAGGATAATGTAAATCTTTGTAGCGCGTAGGACAAGCTTCTTTGTGTAAGAACACAGATTCCATCACCTGTCTTTCTTACTAAACATGATATCTAGAGCCCAAAAAGAGCCAACTTTGATCCATGATCCCAGTGTACCCACTGCCCATTAGTACCAATTATTGTTTTCTACAGAAACTGGATTTTCTAAGATTTTTGGTCTCCACTTACGTATCCTCATTCCAGCAACCCAAAAATCCGCTCTAACCACTGTTAGACTGTTCTGGCCACCATCTGATACTGTCCACCGATTTTTCTGGCCAGCAACATCCCCGTTAGATGCACCTACATGTGACAAACAGCATTGCAGCCTTAACCTTTGCACAGCCACTTTCAGCCATGTGTGTCTGCTCTGTTCGGGCAGCCACCAGCTGAACATTGGTTGACCTGAACTCCTCTACATAGATCATCTCCCTTTGGTTTACTTAGTGTACTGTATTGTGAGACAACGTCCAAGCTACACATACTTATTCCAGCTGTTTGATGCATGCTTCAGTGCATTTTGCAGTGCCCATTGCGACCATGGGCAATGACTTTCGAAAACCTCCCATTACATAAACTAATCCTACAACAACTAGTGGCTAAGATGATATTTTGAAATGGTTTGTAGAGCATCTGTTTAGGCTCTACTACCTCTATTGTACACAACTGTAATTTGTTTGCTTGTATTTCTAATCATCATCTCTTGGTACTTGGGTTCACTTCTGGACTCTAGTGCCGTTGATCACATCTGTAGAAATAAATCCCCGGAATAATTTCACATAGTTACTTAGCTAATGATTCCCAAAAAGAAGTCCAAACAAGTTGGTACTACCCATCCTCTCCTTTCTCTTTCGGTTGATTATTTATTATTTGTTCCAACTTTTCCAATTAATTTATGTTTTATTAGCCGCTTAAACTTCTCTCTTGATTGTTTCCTATCTTTTACTAGAGATTTATTTTCTTGCGTGATCAAAGTTCAGGTTAGATGATTGGCATTAGATGTGAGTTTAACGACCTCGATCAACTCACCAACTACCTTGGCATTGGCAATGCCATAGATTCTCCCCTTCTTCTAATACATGCTGAACCAAGCAATCCTATCCTAACAAAGTTACAACAATTAGTGCGAACCTTGACCAAGATTTCGACTCCATCTTGTGAGCTGTCTTAACTCAAGAAACACATGTAGTTTGTTTCCTAATCAAGTCCATATGGAACTCGGTCTCCTTTCTCCCTAGTCCATTGATATATAGGTTCCTAGTCATACTAAGTCAAAACTTTGAAGTTCAGATGCTTTTTTACATCCAATGATGGTTAATCAAATTGTACACGGTTATCATTTATGAAAATAGGTCTGGATTATTTTGCATTTTCCAGCAATTTTACTATGAGATAGAAAACAATGTTTGGTGTTGTCATGCATACCTTATGCATTGATAATTATAATAGTTTATCTAGGTAATGTTAAAGCTTTATGACGCGCGGCATCTCATCTCCTTCTTCACCAAACATCATGTGTTCATTTCACACCCCTCGACAAAATGGGGCTACTAAATGCAAGAAACACCGTCTTATTGAAATAGCTCAGTCAGACACTACTAATCCACTTAAATGTTCCTTTTCATTTTAAGGGAATATTGTTCTTACTGCTTGTTATCTCAATAATCAAATGTCATCCTTTATTCTTGATAACCAAGTACACCCATTATGTTTTATTCCTCATCAGGATTTGCCCCTTTACACCCGTGTCTTTGTGTATACTTGTTTTGTCCATAAACTTGCCCCTAGTTTAGATAAATTGTCTATCCAGTCTCTCAGATGTGCCCTTCATGGTTACTCTTAACTGTATAAAGTGTATTACTCTAGTCAAACTCAATTGGTTTTACCTTATTTGAGTCAAAATGGTGCACAATTGCAGAATTGTTGCTTAGGGTGAGGTCTTCAAGGCTAGTTCATCATCTTTGTAGATCTCTATATGCCTTTGGGGAGAGCACCTAACATAATTGAAGTCTACGAAAGAAGATAAAAAAAGGTGTGATACAGGGAATCACAACCGAGAAAAATAATAGGAGATTTCTATTTCCTAGGATTACTAACTACTGAGCTAGAAGATGAGGGTGGATTAGGAGGGAGTGTGCTGGGACTTATGGAAGAGATTAGACCCTCTCAAACTGCCTAAAGTTTCTGTTATCTTCTTCCTTTGTATTTATTTTTGCACTCTTGTATTTCCTATACAGACAAAAGTTTTATATTACTTTAGATATAAGCCTTATTTGGTCCAATAAGAAGTGTTTTGTTTGTGTTCTCTAATATTTTATGGCTTTTGTCAATTGGTACCAAAACTCCTGGCCCATTGAGCTTCAATCAGCAAGTGACAAGTAATTAAAAGGAGCCTTTATAACCCATAAAATAAATTGAAGAAATAAAAAGTAACAACAGAAAAATCAACGAAGCAAAGATATCCAAATCCCACTGGATATTTACAAGGGAGACCCTTAGAAAAGACCATGTGATTTACGCAACATAGAAGCCAGTTGCCTAATATTATCCCAAAACAGCAATTAAGACTGAAAGTCCTTACAAACATGGGGGGTTACACTCCAACCTAATACAGCAAATCGTAGCATGTACTGCACAACAAATGTAATTGTTTCAAGTCCTAAAGAAAGACTCCCCTTCAATATAGAATAAAAACTTAGACAACAACCTTATAGCTCATGTGTCACTTTATTCTGAACTGTGCAACTATTCTACACTGTGCCACTGACAAAAGAATAGCATGAAGTTACCCCCGGTCTGAGTAAAAAATGATGAGAATATTTATGAAAATACTATCAGTCCCTGTAAGCtcagaaaagaaaagaaaaaaatctaAGATGCAGTTATGAGTTGTGAGGATGGCAAAGAAACGTACAGACAAGCCCAGTGTTGTCAATGTTATATCTGTTACATGTCTGAAAATCATCGAGGTCAGCATGGTTGTCAACTCTTTGCCTGCATAAATAAAAATATACCAATAGATAATGTTCAACCCAGAAACTTTCATGAAATGAGATTGTCAATTACTTGTATGGATACTAAATGAAACACGTGGTAATAGGAAAGACAATCAATTTACAGAATGTCAATGTTTATGTTTGCATAATTAGGTCCTGTTTACTCTCTAAAGATGGAAGACTCGTGTAGTGAGTAATTGTGATAGATTGAAGATGGAAGGCAAAGAAGAACGGTTTTCAGAAACATTGAAAACAATATTTTGGCATTttcaaaatttctgaaaaatattAGATCTATTTTAAAAAATGTAAGAAAATTGTGATGAAAAAAATTGGATATATACATTCACTTTAGTTCAAGTGAAAATGAAAGCAGAAAATACTTTCACTTTTCATTTTCTAATACTTCTGTTCCTTTTAAACTGCTAACAAGGAGATACAAGAGCCTATCCATTAGGGTCATCCACCTAATTATCCATACATCAAGCCCAATAGTGTTGGGTGTGAAAGGATGCAAAGATGACCCTAGGTTATGCTTTGTGTGTGGGCTAGAGCCATCACTATCTTTGGGGTGGGAAAACAGTAACACTTTATACACTTTAAAAGAAAGTATCACAGTAGATGTAACTTGAGTAATTGACTAAGTTGCCTACACATAAAAAACAATAGAGTGATACTTTTATTGACATTGAAAATGAGAAAATCATCAGATGTTTTTAGAATATGAAAATTTTGCAAAGAACAATTGTGGTGTATTTTTATGctttcaaaaaaaattgttataCATATTTAACACTACAAATTTCTTGAGTTCACTACTCAATATTCTCGAGTTTGTCTCTTAGGGGGTGTATAGGAAAAAACACAAGTCCCACATTGAAAAGAGATAAGGCCTCAAAAAAGTCTATTAACTATCTCATAAAGAAACATGCGAAGACAAACTGGGTTAAAATCTGAAAATTCTTCATTGACTAAAAACTATCAAATGAGTATAGGGTAGTTGGTATGTAAAGGAAGGGAGTCCCCCTAACTGATTTGTTTCAGTTAGTTATGAATCTAACTATATTCTGACTTATTCTAACTAATACTGACTTAGTTACAATGTCGATAAGCTGAAAACAGTTTGAAACTGACTGTTATTCAATTGTGTTATACAAGCCGGTTTGCTAATAATGAGTTAAACCCAATATAAAAACCTAACAATTACAAGACTTGAAATCAGCTTTGCAGTAAACAAAGCCTGCCAGTTCAACTCTCAGCCTTTTGTAAACCGTTGGAAAGTTATTAAACACATCCTCAAATATCTAAAAGGAACCCTCCAACATGACATTCTCTCAGCCATGCCTCCCTTACTCAACCCCTCACTATCTCTGGTTTTTTTAATGCAAATTGGGGTTATAATCCTGATGACAGAAAGTCCACATTACCTGGGACCAAATGAGATTTCCTGTGGCATAAAAAGAAAACTCTTATAGCTAGATCTAGCACTAAAGCGGAGTATAGAAGCCTGGCCAACACAGCAATCGAAGTACTATGGATTCAGTCCCTTCTCCTGAGCTCCAGATTCCTTTCAACACTCCTACTATGTATTGTGACAAGTGACAACCTCGGCACTTTTTGCTTATCACACAATCATGTATTCCATGAACATGAGGCTAGACATCATTTTCCTCAAAGAAAAGGTTCTCAGCAAAAGCCTAGTAGTCAAGCACATTCATGTTGCTGACCAGTTCCTTTATGTGATGAAAATAACAAACATATATTTCACCAAAAGCATGCTATCTAATAATTTTCCAATTCCTATTTTCAGTTTAGATTTGACTATTCTAAACAACATCAACAGTTCAGAGAGAAAATCACAACCACCAGTCAATAATTTATCCTATGTATGATTTGTAATGCAATTTCCATTTGAATTACAATGTCACTGTAAACAAAAGATGAACAccaaaaacaattaaaaaaaacacaaaacTCACCTCAAAAACAGTTGAGGAGCGCCAGGAATTGGCAAAGTATAACAAACTCGAGCATCTTTGGCAGAAGAACCATTGCATTTATTTGAACTACGTTCATCATCGATTACATGAGAGGGTATCAAGTTGAATCCGTGAGTGGTTCTTCTTGAAATGTGTTTGATACTCAATTGAGATTGTTCGTCTACAAATAATTGGGGGCGGAAAATAAAAACGTAAAGAAGATTCGATTCAATAGAAGTTATAGAAACATTTTGGGAACGAAATTTGATGAATGTGATGATGTGTGTGAAAATGAAATTACCTGGATTTGGAGGAGAGGGATTAGAGAGAAGAGCTTGACGAAGGATTTTCCATCTTAAAGATGAAGCTTTCTCGTTCGTTTTGTTTTCCATGTCTATTTATTCGGTTTTGATTTCGCTCACTTGACGAAGGAGTATATCTTACTTCCTCTCACAAATATGTTAGTTTTATTTGTTTACTTCAAAATAAAAGATTGAATAATTGTGTTAAGCTTTCCCTCACTTAGGGGCGCCAACACCATATCCTATTTATTTCGGAAGTTGAAGTTTCTGTCACTAAATTACtgaattaaaaaaaattacattCAACACTTTTAAAAGAAATAGATATGACATTGTACTCATAATTTATATTAAATATGCACTCCTCTCTCTTCCAAAATAAAATTTTGAGTAAATTGTACTCCTTTCCTTAAGAGATGTTTGAATTACAACATTTCCTACACTTTTAACTTATTTTAACATAAATAAATGTTTTTCTTTATAATACCTATTAACTTTGAACCTCCATTAAAAAAAGATTAAATCATATTTTTATTAAAATGATAGTAACAACGTCAACATTTGCTAACGTGTGTCATCTGATGTGTAACATTGACACTGTTTAGCATTTGTGATTGATTTAGTGATGAATAAATCATTCACTAATATGTGTTTATGTATTTTTGAACTTTCATCTTCGtcttcttcatcatcaaaatctCTAAAATCCAAAATCATTATCTTTTTCTTATATAAACTCATAAATCTTCAATCCtcattttttataaaaaaaaataattcCTACAAATGAGATTCGCgcttttttgtttttgttgtgATCTTCCATTTTGCATTATATTGTTACACTTCTTTTCTCCTTAAACTCCAAACCCAATTCTCCTTTCTCATGTGTTATTTCATCATGATACATATCGATAAACCACTAACAAACCGTGATTGTTATCGGCACAACCACAACATGAATCAAGTGATTGTGATATTGGCATATGAAGGAATGAATTTTTTTCTTAAGCTTTGTTGAGCATTGAAACTATGTTGTACTCTCATTTTTCTATGGAAACAAAGTAAATTCATcactacaaataatatattttatgacaCAATTTCATGCCACCTAACAAAAAATCGAGGTATAATTCCTGGATGTCTCATGTTTCTTTTTCAATCTAAAAAAATGTGTTATGTTAGTTATAATAGATAACCGAGAGGTTAACTAATTCAAGGTACGTGCTTCAAATCCCAACAATTGcaatttatgtttttatttcaTTAAAAGTGGTGTCTTCcttcatattttatttttaataaaaaaataagcCACTTTCACTCGGTTATGTTATCCAATTGAGGTGATAGTTTACTCTTATATATAGCTTAGCTTATAGCTTTCGGTTTCACTTGCCTAAAACAACATACTAAAACTAAAAGAACACACATTAAACCCTAACAAAGAGCCCTAAATAACGGGAGCCATAAACACATATCATCCTGCAACTCGTAAAAAAGCAAGGAAATACGAAGATGATATATGGTTATGACTCTCGTTCGATACTTGCTAGAATGAAAGACCAAAATCATTTCTTTCACTTCTTCTTCATATATCTGATACAT includes:
- the LOC127074701 gene encoding calmodulin-lysine N-methyltransferase, encoding MENKTNEKASSLRWKILRQALLSNPSPPNPDEQSQLSIKHISRRTTHGFNLIPSHVIDDERSSNKCNGSSAKDARVCYTLPIPGAPQLFLRQRVDNHADLDDFQTCNRYNIDNTGLVCNWPSEDVLAHYCLSHRDIFRSKKVIEIGSGYGLAGFVIAAVTEASEVVISDGNPLVVDYTQRNIEANSGAFGNTVVKSMMLHWNQEDISSVADNFDIIVASDCTFFKDFHRDLARIVKHLLSKTKSSEAIFLSPKRGNSLDLFLEVAEENGLHISVTENYDKEVWKRHAGFLHGADRDSWPSYETGHCYPLLIRITR